A region of the Trueperaceae bacterium genome:
TTGCCTGAGTAGCCTTAATGCCCTTTTTTGCAAGATGTTCAGTAATCTCAGCTTGTGTAGAAATAAATTCCGTCTCGACTATTTCTCCAATAAGCTGTTGTCTGTATTCCTTACGGGCCATAACGTCTGGCGATACTTGTTATGCCATCTTTACGTTTCATTGATTAATATCGGTCAAGCACAAAGCACCTCGATCGAGGATCGCATCAGCGACCTCGCGCTTTGAAAGTTTTGGAAACTCCTCGTAATCTCCATTAGGCTTCACTACGGTAATCTTGTTGAAATCGCTACCAAATGGGATGTCATCACCTGAAAGATAATTCAAACAAATGAAGTTCAGCCCCTTTGTGCGAGCCTTTTCTGCTGCTTTCGATAGCCCTTCGCTGGTTTCCATGGCAAACCCAATCATCACCTGCTGGTTTCGGCTATCTCTTAATTTAAGGAGAATGTCCGGATTGCGAACAAAATCAAGGGTCAAACGATCCCCATGCTTAGCTACTTTCTCTGTAGAGGCACTTACAGGACGCCAATCAGCGACTGCTGCGGTCATTATCAACATATCAGTTTTGGCAAAATGATTAGTAAGAGCCTCTAACATTTGATCGGCACTACAGACCTGAATCTTCTGAATACCGAGTGGTTCCTCCATGATACTAGGTCCCGATACCAAAGTTACTTCTGCTCCCCGATCATTAGCCGCCTCAGCCAATGCATAACCCATCTTCCCCGTACTTGGGTTACTAAAATATCTTACTGGGTCAACATGTTCTCGAGTTGGCCCAGCAGAAATTAGTATTCGCCTACCCTCAAGATCCCGCTCCCTATAGAGACCTTCAACTAGAGAAGGTACAGTTTCAGGTTCCACCATCCTACCCAAGCCTATCCCCTCGTGTTTTCCAGCTAGATGCCCGTCAACCGGACCAAACAACACGTGTCCATCTGCTTCAAGGGTAGCGACATTGCGGCGGACAGCAGGGTTCTTCCACATCGCTGTGTTCATAGCTGGAAGCCAAAGAGTTTTTGAAATACCTGATAAAGCTAGTGCTGAAACCACGTCTTCAGCCCGCCCAGTTGCAGCACTGGCAATGGCGTCTGCAGTAGCTGGTGCAACCACAAGAACATCT
Encoded here:
- the coaBC gene encoding bifunctional phosphopantothenoylcysteine decarboxylase/phosphopantothenate--cysteine ligase CoaBC; this translates as MALKVLVAATGGVAAIKTPSVIRRLREAGMDVRAAATQGAYRFVTGLSLAVAAGHEIFDQETWFAPNGKLRHLELATWADVLVVAPATADAIASAATGRAEDVVSALALSGISKTLWLPAMNTAMWKNPAVRRNVATLEADGHVLFGPVDGHLAGKHEGIGLGRMVEPETVPSLVEGLYRERDLEGRRILISAGPTREHVDPVRYFSNPSTGKMGYALAEAANDRGAEVTLVSGPSIMEEPLGIQKIQVCSADQMLEALTNHFAKTDMLIMTAAVADWRPVSASTEKVAKHGDRLTLDFVRNPDILLKLRDSRNQQVMIGFAMETSEGLSKAAEKARTKGLNFICLNYLSGDDIPFGSDFNKITVVKPNGDYEEFPKLSKREVADAILDRGALCLTDINQ